The Bacteroidota bacterium genome contains a region encoding:
- a CDS encoding transketolase, with product MRKAFSNIISKVAEDEKVIFITGDLGFNAFENIQESMKDRFINTGVAEQNMIGVAAGLAHKGYKVFCYSIAPFITYRCLEQIRIDVCFHKLPVFIVGNGGGYGYGIMGATHHSIEDIACMSSMPGMTCYVPSFVEEVETSVLKILESGAPAYLRLGLGKKSLIKQTKPESVNTVSSSPEAKITILALGPVINNVIAAIENAGYKDKVNLFSAVKLPFENLNAAFLQSVTNTKKLLVVEEHIARGGIAEHLALSLMNNNIHLNKFKSLHALGYPNGLYGDQNYHQTQSGIDPGNIQKIIKEWLTMSNPDAEHRGIH from the coding sequence GTGCGTAAGGCTTTTTCAAACATAATAAGTAAGGTTGCCGAAGATGAAAAGGTTATTTTCATCACAGGTGATCTTGGCTTTAATGCCTTTGAAAATATACAGGAAAGTATGAAGGACAGGTTCATCAATACCGGTGTGGCCGAACAAAATATGATAGGCGTAGCCGCCGGCCTCGCGCACAAAGGATATAAAGTTTTTTGTTACAGTATCGCACCTTTTATAACATATCGTTGTTTAGAGCAGATAAGGATAGATGTTTGTTTTCATAAGCTTCCTGTGTTTATTGTAGGCAATGGGGGCGGATATGGATATGGCATCATGGGCGCAACTCATCATTCCATCGAAGACATTGCCTGCATGAGCAGTATGCCGGGGATGACTTGTTATGTTCCTTCATTTGTTGAAGAGGTGGAAACTTCAGTTTTGAAAATTCTTGAATCAGGTGCGCCGGCTTATTTACGTTTAGGACTTGGAAAAAAAAGTCTGATCAAACAAACAAAACCGGAGTCAGTCAACACAGTATCTTCTTCTCCCGAAGCAAAAATAACTATCCTCGCTCTTGGGCCGGTCATCAATAATGTAATTGCAGCTATTGAAAATGCGGGATATAAAGACAAGGTGAATTTATTCTCTGCCGTTAAGCTCCCTTTTGAAAATTTAAATGCTGCATTTTTGCAGAGCGTTACAAACACAAAAAAACTACTTGTGGTTGAGGAACATATCGCCAGGGGAGGTATTGCGGAACACCTCGCTTTAAGTTTAATGAATAATAATATCCATTTAAATAAATTTAAATCTTTGCACGCGCTCGGTTACCCGAACGGTTTATATGGCGACCAGAATTATCATCAAACACAATCAGGCATTGATCCAGGGAATATTCAAAAAATAATAAAAGAGTGGCTTACAATGAGTAACCCCGATGCAGAGCATCGGGGAATTCACTAG
- a CDS encoding transketolase, giving the protein MIDQSIYSLQGNLRLQLIEMYHSANAGHIGCSLSCIDLMIGSLIHHKKEEDSFILSKGHAAASLYVCLNHTGEISNEELNTFYKNGTKLPAHPAANKFSGIPFALGSLGHGFPIAAGIAKANKLKKNTAYSYVLMSDGETNEGTTWEAAHFSVMHKLDNLIVLIDKNGLQGFGNTKDILGDTASEEKWQTLGFEVLSINGHDLEQIINGIDKLKKSKNSKPKVIIGNTVKGKGVSFMENEMKWHYLPLDPRLYQQAINDIKKQYSA; this is encoded by the coding sequence ATGATAGATCAATCAATATATTCATTACAGGGCAATTTACGACTGCAGCTTATTGAAATGTATCATTCAGCCAATGCCGGTCATATTGGCTGTTCACTCAGCTGCATTGACCTGATGATAGGCTCTCTGATTCATCATAAAAAGGAGGAGGACTCTTTTATTTTATCAAAGGGCCATGCGGCAGCTTCGCTTTATGTTTGCCTAAATCACACAGGCGAAATTTCTAACGAGGAATTAAACACATTTTATAAAAACGGAACCAAATTACCGGCTCACCCGGCAGCAAATAAATTTAGCGGGATACCTTTCGCCCTCGGGTCTTTGGGTCACGGATTTCCTATTGCGGCAGGAATAGCAAAAGCCAACAAATTAAAAAAGAATACTGCCTATTCTTATGTATTAATGTCGGATGGAGAAACGAACGAGGGGACAACATGGGAAGCAGCCCATTTTTCCGTAATGCATAAACTCGATAATTTAATTGTGCTCATAGATAAGAACGGACTACAAGGCTTTGGCAATACAAAAGATATTTTGGGAGATACCGCCAGTGAAGAAAAATGGCAGACATTGGGCTTTGAAGTATTAAGTATAAACGGCCATGATCTTGAACAAATAATAAACGGGATTGATAAATTAAAGAAATCGAAAAACAGTAAACCAAAAGTTATTATCGGGAATACTGTTAAAGGCAAAGGAGTTAGTTTCATGGAAAATGAAATGAAATGGCATTATCTTCCGTTAGATCCCAGATTATATCAGCAGGCAATCAATGATATAAAAAAACAATATAGTGCGTAA
- a CDS encoding glycosyltransferase family 2 protein — protein sequence MILGKKLVIVLPAYNAGLTLQQTYSEIPFDIVDEVILVDDASKDNTVEVAKQIGIKHIISHEKNKGYGGNQKSCYDKALALGADIVIMLHPDYQYTPKLIPSMANIVAQGLYDAVFGSRILGKGALKGGMPLYKFIFNRMLTLSQNILMNQKLSEYHTGYRAFSKQVLEKINYHANSDDFVFDNQMAAQVFYAGFEIAEVTCPTKYFKEASSINFKRSAVYGLGVLWVSFQSTKAPNPTKNKNTNDQILN from the coding sequence ATGATATTAGGCAAAAAACTTGTGATCGTTCTTCCGGCCTATAATGCCGGTCTTACCCTTCAACAGACTTATAGCGAAATTCCTTTTGATATAGTGGACGAGGTGATCCTTGTTGATGACGCAAGTAAAGACAACACCGTTGAAGTGGCAAAACAGATCGGCATTAAACACATCATTTCGCATGAGAAGAACAAAGGGTACGGAGGCAACCAAAAAAGTTGTTACGACAAAGCGCTGGCATTAGGAGCCGATATTGTGATCATGCTGCACCCGGATTATCAGTATACTCCCAAACTTATTCCTTCCATGGCAAATATTGTTGCACAGGGGTTGTACGATGCTGTATTCGGATCACGCATACTTGGCAAGGGGGCCTTAAAAGGCGGCATGCCTCTTTACAAATTTATTTTTAACCGCATGCTTACTTTATCGCAAAATATATTAATGAATCAGAAACTTTCCGAATATCATACCGGCTATCGTGCATTCTCAAAGCAGGTATTGGAAAAGATCAACTACCACGCTAACTCCGACGATTTTGTATTCGACAACCAAATGGCAGCCCAGGTGTTTTATGCCGGCTTTGAAATTGCCGAAGTCACTTGTCCAACCAAATATTTTAAAGAAGCGTCATCAATAAATTTCAAGCGCAGCGCAGTATATGGACTGGGTGTGTTATGGGTGTCATTTCAAAGCACTAAAGCACCAAATCCCACTAAAAATAAAAATACGAACGACCAAATCCTTAACTAA
- a CDS encoding ABC transporter ATP-binding protein translates to MNDILLEVKNLVTEFRTEDETIRAVDNISFSLRKGKTIGIVGESGSGKSVTALSVMRLIANPPGRVVGGEIIYHSKESGPVDLLKITEKNMRKFRGNEIAMIFQEPMTSLNPVFTCGDQVMEAIVLHQKISKKEAKIKTISLFKEVQLPRPETIFDSYPHQLSGGQKQRVMIAMAMSCNPSILIADEPTTALDVTVQKTILELMQKLQQEHHMGILFITHDLGVIAELADHIVVMYKGKIVEQGATLDIFSDPQHPYTKGLLACRPPLNKRLHWLPTVSDFMQTDDAGVMYESTKSIQEVTEKLIITGEERKQHHKIIYAKEPLLELKNIKTYFPIRKGMFGKATSYVKAVDDVSFNVYPGETLGLVGESGCGKTTLGRTILRLIEPSEGEIIFRGQNITHISTREMRALRKDIQIIFQDPYSSLNPRITIGEAIMEPMQVHKIHDNNKMRKEKVIELLNRVNMNESHFYRYPHEFSGGQRQRICIARALALNPQFIICDESVSALDVSVQAQVLNLLNELKKEFLFSYIFISHDLSVVKFMSDRMVVMSHGKVAEIGDADDIYLNPQTQYTQNLINAIPKGELADIEAAIEKKKSWKQPETEKVPGDSGI, encoded by the coding sequence ATGAACGACATTCTGCTTGAAGTAAAGAATTTAGTCACCGAATTTCGTACAGAAGACGAAACGATCAGGGCGGTTGATAATATTTCATTCTCCTTACGTAAAGGCAAAACCATTGGGATCGTTGGAGAATCGGGATCAGGAAAATCGGTAACCGCTTTATCGGTTATGCGGCTTATAGCCAATCCTCCCGGCCGCGTCGTTGGAGGAGAGATCATCTACCATTCCAAAGAGTCGGGCCCTGTTGACCTGTTAAAAATTACCGAAAAAAACATGCGGAAATTCCGGGGGAATGAGATCGCCATGATCTTCCAGGAGCCCATGACATCGCTGAACCCTGTTTTTACATGCGGGGATCAGGTGATGGAAGCCATTGTGCTGCATCAGAAAATTTCCAAAAAAGAAGCGAAAATAAAAACGATAAGCCTGTTCAAAGAGGTTCAACTGCCCCGCCCGGAAACCATATTCGACAGCTATCCCCACCAATTATCAGGCGGACAAAAGCAGCGGGTGATGATCGCCATGGCGATGTCGTGTAACCCTTCCATTTTGATCGCGGATGAACCAACGACAGCCCTGGATGTTACCGTTCAAAAAACAATTCTTGAACTGATGCAAAAGCTGCAGCAGGAACATCACATGGGTATTTTATTTATCACTCATGATCTTGGCGTGATCGCCGAACTGGCTGATCATATTGTGGTGATGTACAAAGGAAAGATCGTTGAACAGGGGGCTACGCTTGATATTTTTTCTGATCCGCAACATCCTTATACCAAAGGGCTGCTTGCCTGCAGGCCACCCCTAAACAAGCGCCTGCACTGGCTTCCCACCGTTTCGGATTTTATGCAAACGGATGACGCCGGAGTGATGTACGAGAGCACTAAATCGATCCAGGAGGTTACAGAAAAACTTATTATCACCGGGGAGGAACGCAAGCAGCATCACAAAATAATTTACGCCAAAGAACCCCTGCTAGAGTTAAAAAATATCAAAACGTATTTCCCCATCCGTAAAGGGATGTTCGGGAAAGCAACTTCATACGTAAAAGCGGTTGATGATGTGAGTTTTAACGTATATCCGGGCGAAACACTCGGATTGGTGGGTGAATCAGGCTGCGGGAAAACCACATTGGGCCGTACCATTTTACGTTTGATAGAACCCAGCGAAGGAGAGATCATTTTCCGCGGACAAAATATCACACACATTTCAACACGGGAGATGCGCGCTTTGCGCAAAGACATCCAGATTATTTTCCAGGATCCCTATTCATCGCTCAACCCCCGTATTACAATCGGTGAAGCTATTATGGAACCCATGCAGGTTCATAAAATTCACGACAATAACAAAATGCGAAAAGAAAAAGTGATCGAACTCCTCAACAGGGTTAACATGAATGAGTCACATTTCTATCGCTACCCCCATGAATTTTCCGGCGGGCAGCGGCAACGTATTTGTATAGCACGCGCGCTGGCACTTAACCCGCAATTTATCATTTGCGATGAGTCCGTATCAGCGCTTGACGTTTCGGTGCAGGCACAGGTGCTTAACCTGTTGAATGAATTAAAAAAAGAATTTTTGTTTTCGTACATTTTTATTTCACACGATTTGTCGGTTGTAAAATTCATGAGCGATCGCATGGTTGTAATGAGTCACGGAAAAGTTGCTGAAATAGGAGATGCCGATGACATTTACCTGAATCCTCAAACTCAATACACTCAAAATCTTATTAACGCCATACCAAAAGGCGAACTGGCCGATATTGAGGCCGCCATTGAAAAGAAAAAAAGCTGGAAACAGCCAGAAACAGAAAAAGTACCGGGAGATAGCGGCATTTAG